TTCAAGGCGGTCAATATAAAAATGACTTGTTTACTTACATCCATGGCGGTTTAGAATTTGCATTGGGCAGTGGTAGCAAACCTGCTTTAAACAATTCAAATCCTGTTGCGACATTAGTCAACGACTACACCTTGAAATATGATGATCTTAAAGCACAAAATGATGCTTTAAATGCTAAAAACCAAGCGCTACAAAATCAATTGGATGGTTTGAACAGTGACTTGAAGGATGATGATGGTGATGGTGTTGCCAACAGATATGACAAATGCCCGGGCACTCCTTCAGGTGTACAGGTAGATGGATCTGGATGTCCAATTGTGGTGAAAAACGAAACTAGAGTTGTAGAAAAAGTTGTGGTAACAGAAGCTGACCGAAAAGTTGTTGCTGATGCCATTAAGAACTTGGAATTCGATTTGGGAAAATCAACAATACGTCCTACCTCATACGCTACCTTAAATAAAGTTGCAGAACTGTTAATCGAGAAAAACTTCAGTCTAAAACTAGCCGGACACACGGATAATACAGGTTCACGTGAATTGAACATGCGTCTATCAAAAGAACGCGCCGAATCGGTGAAAGCATATCTTGTATCCCAAGGCGCTAATGCATCACGCATTGAAGCGACAGGTTATGGTCCTGACCAACCGATCGCATCAAACAAAACCGCTGATGGTCGTCAACAAAACCGTCGCGTAGAGTTCACGCTTTATTAATCGATATTCTTGGATTTATACAAGCCAAAGGCATCACTTCACGGTGATGCCTTTTTTGATACCTACACGATTTGAAAGTTTAATGTAGGTTCGTCAAAGAATATGAGGACTGTAGACATACAACATACTTTAAAAGTTGAAATAGCTATCTTTAAATCTCATTAATCTATACGAAGACAGTTTATTTGTTGTAACTATTCTCAAAAACTCAAATCATATTAAAAATCAATTATTTAAATTATTTGTTTATTCCAATTTTATTCTTATCTTTGCATCGCCTTAGGCAATAGTGCCTATTGTATATAATATTTCATGAACCCATTTTTAGAACTGGGAATCCGTGAGGAAGTTGTTAATGCCATCTCAGAATTAGGTTTCGAAAAACCTTCTGAAATTCAGGAAAAAGCCATTCCTGTTTTATTGACTGGTAACGACGATTTTGTCGGATTAGCCCAAACTGGCACAGGAAAGACCGCGGCATTTGGTCTTCCATTATTAGAGCAATTAGACTTTTCTCAAAAACACCCACAGGCATTAATCCTTTGCCCTACTCGGGAATTATGTTTACAAATCTCAAAAGATTTAGAAAAATTTGCTAAATACGTTAACAACGTACATGTTGTTGCTGTATATGGAGGTGCAAATATCTCAGACCAGCTACGTCAAATTAGACGTGGAGTGCAAATTGTAGTTGCGACCCCAGGTCGTATGTTGGATATCATTGGCAGAAATGCAATTGATTTCTCAAATGTAAAGTATGTTGTATTAGATGAAGCGGATGAGATGCTCAATATGGGCTTCAAAGAAGACATCAACAACATTTTGTCAGAAACTCCTGACGAGAAAAAAACTTGGTTATTTTCGGCAACGATGCCTTCTGAAGTGCGTCGTATCGCAAAGAATTATATGACCGACCCTGTTGAGCTTACTGTAGGTACAAAAAATACAGGTAATGCCAACATTGAACACCATTACTATTTGATCAAAGCAAAAGATAAATATGCGGCGTTCAAACGTATTGTAGATTCAAATCCTGATATCTTTGGTATCGTATTTTGTCGTACAAAAATCGAGACGCAAGATATTGCTGAAGCGTTGATCAAAGATGGTTACAATGCAGATTCATTGCATGGTGATTTATCCCAACAACAACGTGATAAAGTAATGAAACGTTACCGTGACCGTAGTTTACAATTGTTGATCGCAACAGACGTAGCTGCTCGTGGTATTGATGTAAGTGACGTAACGCACGTAATCAACTTCTCGTTACCAGATGAAACAGAAAACTATACACACCGTTCAGGCCGTACAGCTCGTGCAGGTAAAACTGGTATTTCACTTTCTTTGGTAAACGTAAAAGAACTAAGCAAAATCCGTCATCTTGAAAAGATCATTGGTAAGCCTTTTGAGAAAAAGCAAGTCCCTCAAGGTGCTGAAGTTTGCGAAAAACAATTATTTTCGATCGTTAAAAAGATTGAAAATGTTGAAGTGAACGATGAACAAATCAGCCCATTCTTGCCAGCAATTATGGAAAATTTGGAATCTCTTTCCAAAGAAGATATCATCAAAAGATTTGCTTCTCTTGAGTTCAACCGTTTCTTGGATTATTACAAAAACGCCCCAGATTTAAATATCGAAGCGCGCGACGGTTCTCGTGAAGACCGCGGTGATAGACGTGATGGTCGCTCTCGTGAAGGTTCAAAAGGTTACACACGTTTATTCATGAACTTAGGCTCAGTAGATGAATTCTCTCGTGGAGACATGTTGGGCTTTATCTGTAACAATGCGAACATTTCAGGAAAATCTATTGGTAAAATTGATTTAAAGGGTGTATTTACATTCTTTGAAGTTCAAGATGCTGAGGTTGAGAAAGTATTCCAAGGATTCCAGAACGTAGATTACAACGGTCGTCAAGTACGCATCGAAGTATCTGGGGAAGGAAAAAGTGAAGGCCGTGGCGGAAGAAGCCGTGGTGGTGAACGTGGCGGAAGACGTGAAGGTGGATATCGTGGCGGTGATCGCGGTGGAAGACGTGAAGGTGGCTATGGTGGCGGCGAGCGCAGCGGAAGACGTGAAGGCGGATTCAGCGGCGAGAGACGTGAGCGTAGCAGCAACAATGGCGGTGGCTTCCGTGATTTCTCTGGAAAACGTAAAGAATCAAAAAGTAAATACTAAGTAAACAGTATTTAAAATAGAGTTTAAAGACTCTGGTATAAAAGCACATAGCTTGATATACCAGAGTCTTTTTGTGTATACCACCATCTCCTCTTACATACGCATTAATCCATGAATTGAATACGGCGGTCTCTATAAAAAAACGTAAATTAGCTGTATTATAAGAACTGGATTTTCACTATGCCAACAGCAACGAGATTATTTGATTTAGCATATCTTCAATATGATATTGCACCAGACTTTCCGATGTTTTCATTTAAAAAAGATAACAAATGGGTAAAACTGAGCAATACTGAATTTATTGAGCAAGTTAACCAGACATCGAAAGGTCTGATCGCACTAGGGGTGCAACCTGGCGAAAAGGTGGCCTTGATTAGTGAAAACCGTGTCGAATGGAATATACTTGACTTTGCTATCCAACAAATTGGCGCTGTTATTGTCGCGATTTACCCCAATATTTCGACGTTGGATTATACCTATATTTTCAATCATGCCGAAATTAAAACCTGCATTGTCAGTTCAAAAGAACTCTATACAAAAATATTAACGATAAAAGATGATTGTCCTCAATTAAATGCGATCTACAGCTTCGAAAAAGAAGATGATCTCAACCATTGGAAGGATTTCGTTGCAAGTGGGGAGATTATTACAGATGAAACGCTAAACCAGCTACGTGATCATATAAAACCCGATGCCTTGGCGTCCATCATTTATACCTCTGGAACAACAGGAAACCCAAAAGGCGTTATGTTGTCTCATAAAAATTTATTGGCAGATACTTATAGTAGCGAATATTCCTTTCCTGTCCAACGTGGCGACCGGGCACTCTCCTTTCTTCCAGTTTGCCATGCCTATGAGCGCGTGTTCCAATATGTGTATATGTACAAAGGCTTGACAATCTTCTTTGCTCAATCCATGGATACAATAGGTGAAGACTTTAAATCTGTAAAGCCGCATATTTTCTCTGCTGTTCCTCGGGTTTTGGAGAAAGTTTATGAAAAGATTATGGCAACGGGAGAACAGCTAACAGGGATTAAGCGGAAACTATTCTTCTGGTCTATAAACCTCGGCGAAAAATACAAACTCGAGGGGCGCTCATGGTGGTATGATCTTCAGTTGAAAATTGCCCGTAAATTAGTTTTTTCAAAATGGCGCAAGGTCTTCGGTGATGATATCAAGGGAATTGCTTCTGGAAGCGCTGCACTACAGCAAAGGTTAATCCGTCTATACATGGCTGCAGGAATTCCGATCTATGAAGGCTATGGTCTTACTGAAGCCGGACCATGTATCGCCGTAAACTGTTATAGAAGAGGTATGAAAATTGGAACAGTTGGCTTGCCATTAATTCATATCGAAATTAAGCTTGCGCCCGATGGTGAAATATTGACGAAAGGAGAAAATAATATGATCAGTTATTATAAAAATCCGGAGGCTACAGCAGAAGCAATTAAAGATGGTTGGTTGTACACAGGAGACATTGGCGAATGGGTAGATGGCAAATTCCTTAAAATTATCGATCGAAAGAAAGAGATGTTCAAGACCTCTGGAGGAAAATATATTGTTCCTCAGCAGATTGAATCGAAGCTGGTAGAATCTCCATTTATCGAACAGGCCATGGTACTTGGAGAAGGCCGTAAGTTTCCTGCAGCTTTGATTTTTTCCAACTATAAAAATCTCTTAGAATGGTCGAAAACAGCATTTCCCACCCTGGCAGATCTTTCTAGACGAGATTTTCTAGACAGCCCTGAACTGAAGCAGAAAATTGAGTCGGAACTAAACCGTATCAATAAAAATTTTGGAAACTGGGAACAAATCAAAAAATTTGCCATCATCCCTAATGAAATGACGATTGAGACCGGTGAATTGACCCCTACTTTAAAGATGAAAAGAAAAGTTATCCTACAAAAATACGAACGAGAGATCGAGCAAATTTATCAAATCTAGCTTACAAAAAAATCCTTTGTTAAAATACAAAGGATTTTTTATTATCAATAAAGTATGGTGCTACTCTTTAACAATCCGTTGGCGAATTGCTTCGTAGATCACAACTGCCGCAGAAACTGATACATTTAATGAACTGATTTCACCATACATTGGAATCTTGGCAAGGTTGTCCGCAATACGGATTAGGTCATTGGATACACCGATATCCTCCGCCCCCATAATCACACAGGTAGGGGCCGTATAATCGACATCGTATATACTCGTCGTTGTTTTCTCTGTACTAGCGACTAACTGTACACCAGAATCAATCAAAAATTTACCTACTTTTGAAAGGCTATCGTGGCGGCAAACAGGGATTTTATAAAGTGCGCCCGCAGATGTTTTTATCGCGTCAGGATTAACTTCAGCAGAGCCTTTTTTGGGAACAATGATCGCATGAACACCCGAACATTCAGCTGTCCGCGCGATAGCGCCTAAATTACGCACGTCTGTTACTCCATCCAACATCAAAAGTAAAGGTGTTTCACCCTTTTCATAAATCTGTGGTAGAAGATCTTCAATATCGTGATAGGTGATTGGCGAAATGACCGCGATTACACCTTGATGGTTTTTACGTGTTATCCGGTTTAACTTCTCGATCGGCACCTGTTGAAAAGCGATATTATGCTCTTTTAGCAAGGCTTTCAATTCTAGAATCAAACTACCACTCAAACCACGCTGTATAAACAATGACTCGATCTCTTTACCGCTATCTATTGCTTCCATCACAGCACGAATACCAAATACCATCTGATTCACCTCACGTCTTTCGCCGTGGTCGCGATCACGTCTCTGAAAATTTCCTTGCATAATAAAAACTAAATATTCTGCTCTTCATAGAAGAGATTGCAAATGTACAAAAATAAACAACAATTAAAGTCTCCGAATTAGCTTAGCCCCAAGTTAAACTCCTTCCGCAACGTATCCAATAGTGGGTTTTTATTGACCATGGCTTGATACTTCTCCTGTGAGGTATAGGGTTTGCGCGAAATAGTGTGCTCCATCATCACCCCCTTTAGATCTAACGAAAAATTCTGGAGCTTCACGCGCAGATAATTCAGCACATCAACCTTTGCACTTTGCAATACATCCATCTGAACTCCATTTTCAACATCAATTTCAATCAATACACCATTTAATCGGGGTTGCATGGCCGTCATCATGGTGTACAGGTTAATCTTGTTTTCTGCTTTAAGTTGTTCAGCATAACTGTTCCAAACCGCAATAAATTGACCGAATGAAACCTCACGTTGTTCGCTCCCACGTATCAATTCTGGTTCATCCCCTTCTTTGGCAACCGCATTGTTATCGTATATGGTATTCAAGTCGGGCAAAGAAGGAATAATTGCCGAAGCGGAAGCCCCCCACCCTCCTTTTTTCACTTTGGGAGGCACATTCGAAACAGGATCCTTTTTCGGTTCGGCCTTTGCGTCCGAAGCCTGATAATTTACAGGGGTAGCTTGTGGAGGTGGCGGCGCAACCTGTTTTTCAATAACAGGAACATTGCTTGATGAAATTATCGGTGGTGTAACGACAGCCGAAGCCCCTTGTTTTGGCTGTGCTGCTATTGGCTCAGGAAGTTTTTTTTTTACTTCCTCGCTGGCCGAAGACATCTGGACGGATCCAAGCTGGCTCAATTTGATCGCATGTGCTATATGGCAGGTCTTGAGAAGTGAAAGTTCGACCTGTAAACGTTGATTTTTACTCGTCTTATAGTTGATTTCACATTGATTGGAAATATTCAATGCTGATAACAAAAATCCCGGAGAAGCCTTTTGAGCTTGCTGCATATATTTTTGACGAATACTATCACTAACTTCTAGCAATTTTAAAGTTGACGGTTCTTTGGCAACGAGCAAGTTTCTGAAATGCGATGACAGACCTGCAACGAAATGACTGCCATCAAATCCGTGGTTCAAAATTTCATTGAAAAGCAGTAAGGATTGTGCTGCGTCTTCGGTTAAAATAGCATCTGTTAACTTGAAATAATAGTCGTAATCTAAAATATTTAGATTATCAATGACAGCTTGGTAGGTGACATTTTTATTGGAGAAGCTGACGATCTGATCAAACATCGACAGCGCATCTCGAAGCCCACCGTCTGCCTTTTGTGCAATGATATGCAATCCATCCTGATCATAAGCGATACTTTCCCGATCTGCGATACTAGCCAAATGGTTAGCCATATCTTCCACTTTGATTCGGTTAAAATCGAAAATCTGACAACGCGAAAGTATCGTCGGTAAAATCTTATGTTTCTCTGTCGTTGCCAGAATAAATATTGCATAAGAAGGCGGTTCCTCGAGGGTCTTCAAAAATGCATTGAAAGCCGCCTGAGACAACATATGGACCTCATCTATGATATAGATTTTATATTTTCCTGCCTGTGGAGGTATCCGCACTTGCTCAATAAGATTACGGATATCATCGACCGAGTTATTCGATGCTGCATCCAGTTCATGAATACTAAATGAATTACCGTTTTGGAAAGATTTACAGCTGTCGCATTCGCCACATGGCTCAGTACCCTCTAAGATATTTTCACAATTTATTGTTTTAGCTAAAATGCGTGCACAGGTAGTTTTACCCACACCACGAGGACCACAAAACAAAAATGCCTGCGCCAACTGGTTGTTGTGTATCGCATTCTTTAAGGTACCCGTAATGTGTTGCTGACCTACAACCGAATCAAAGGTAATCGGGCGGTATTTACGTGCAGAAACAATAAAATTATCCATTGCACGAAGATACGAATTTTAATACTATTTTTACACGTCACATTGATTTGCAACTGTAGCGGATAGCTGAAAGCTTTCGTTAAGCTTAAAAAAACCAATTTATGAAGTACTTAAAACACCTATTCTACGCTTTTTTATGTAGTACACTTCTCTTTGTAGGCTGTAAAAAAGAAGAAAGCTACGACGAACTCACAAGTCTAGCAGCAGATAAAATCCAACAAGCAGTTAAACTAACCGAAAATATTTCCTGCAGTGATTTAAAGGAATGCCGAGTTGACACGCTTTATTACACCTATGTACCCGTACACCCGAGCTTTGAACAAGCCTATAATAAGTTAATTACCGAAGCTGCAGCGCTCAGAGAAAGGGCACAGAAAGTATATAAAGGACCTATTGTTTACGACACCAGTGTTTCGCCCAACTATCTTCCTCCTCATTTTGGAATACGATGCATCGCCGGCAAACTGAAAGTCGCCTCAGCTAGAGATTTGGAACTATCAGAGATCAACCAACGACTGGCAGATCTGCTCCCCAAGCTACAGACCTTTTTTGATGACATTCCCTGCAACGACCCCAGTAAATGGCACATTGCCCCCTTTCGTAAAGACTGCGAGTTTATTTCCATATTGTATACAGACAAAGAGAACTTTGCTGAGTTTGGGAATATGGCAGAACAATATAACCATTTGGACAATGCCAAAAGAACGCTGGATAAAAGCTTAAATTGCAGTACGACAAATGACAAACCAGCTAAGGGTGTAATTTGTGAAAGTAATAAACCTAAAGTTACCTACTAATCGCGTAATTTATCGAAAAGCTGAGTCTTTAAACTATAGCTTCTTCGCCCTTCCTTCGCTCTTTGTTCGCCCTTTGTTCGCCGTGCGTCCACTCTCGCTCCACTGATCCCCCACTCTTTCCCCACTGTTTATGTGGGCCCGAGGTGGAGAATCAGTGGGCAGGCAGTGGGGGAACCCCGAAAATGGTACGAATCAGTCCCGAAAAACTAGCGAACAAAGTCTCCCTAACATGCACTGGCAAACGATTATGTCTTACACTGAAATAAGTTTACATTTACTATCAATTTGCGGTAGGCTAAAAATATTTTCTACAATTTTTTCGAAAAGCAATTACAATTTGTTAAATTTATATTACACTAATGTTATCAAATTGTTAAGAATTGAGATCAAGAAAAATATATTGGATGTTATTCACCATCATCGTATGGTTGACCTGCGCTTCACAACAGCTGTGGGCGCAACATCATGATTTCGATTTTTATGACGGAAAGGTATCCATTGATGTTCCGACTTCCTTTAACATTCCATTCAAAGACAGCTTGACGATAGCGCATGTACAAAAATTCTATCAAACAGCGGATCAGACAGATTATATACAACTTGTAAACAGTTTGCTTGAATACAAAGACGAGCACCATTTGAATGATTGGGTATATTATCAGTTGATTCGCCGTACCGCGCAACAGATTGCTCCGAAAGATGAAAATTATACACGCTACACGTTGTACAAATGGTTTTTAATGTGTAAATCTGGTTATGACGCCCGCTTGGCTGTTGGTAATAATCAAATCATATTTTTCATTCAGAACAAAGAAGATATTTCTGATATTCCATTTTTTGAAATTGACGGCAAGAAATATACCTGTTTAAATTTCCATGACTACGGAAAATTGTTTCAACGAGCTGACACCTACATTCCAGTCACCATAAAGATTCCGGAAGCTATCGAAGATTTCAGTTATAAAATCACAAAATTACCTGATTTTGTACCTGCAAACTATAAGGAAAAGCAGATCGCGTTCAATTATGGCCATAAAGCCTACCATTTTAACATCAAGTTGAATGACGATATCAGTGATCTTTTTAAAAACTATCCTGGTGTGGATTTTGAAACTTATTTCAATATTCCGCTAAGCAAAGAAACCTATCAATCGCTTATTCCGGCGCTTAAGGATAATTTAAGTGGAAAGAGCCAACAGGAAGGAGTGGATTATTTAATGCGGTTTACCCGGTATGCCTTTTTGTATGAAAATGATGAAGAGAATTTTGGAGCTGAAAAACGTCTTTCGGCTGAACAAACCCTATTAAATAAATACAGTGACTGTGATGATCGGGTAGCCTTATTTTTTTATTTGGTTAAGGAAATCTACAATTTACCTATGATTACCCTGCTCTATCCCACTCATGTGACTATGGCCGTTCAATTTGAACACCCTATTGGTGACGCTATTTTGTACAATGGAAAATATTATTCGGTCTGTGAGCCTACACCACAAGCGCAAACACTCGATATAGGTCAACTGTCTGAGGAGCTTAAAAATCAGTCTTATCAGATTGTTTATCATTATGAACCCAGGTAATATTACTTTTTTAAATCGCAGTTCGAGATATTGGCTTTATAGTATATGTTTTAGCTAAAATCAATATTTTGCTGAAAAATAAATAATTCTTGACAGCGCTTTTGCGCTTTCTATAACTTACTTATAAAATCAAGCACATCAGCATATTTACCATCCGTCCGGTTTACGGCTATTGTCACGGTGTTTTCCACGCTTCCAGATCTTACTGTGATTACATAATCCATCCCGTCAACACAACGTGCACACTCTTGGATTTTAGCTTCCAATAAGTTGTAAGTTTCGACATATGACGACAGCTTTCTAAAAGTTTCTTCACTGGTTCTGTAGCTTTTATCCCTTGCCGTTTGAGGACTTCCATTAGTCCCTGCAGGATACTTTACCGCTGTCTTATTTTGATCTACACTGATATTTACAAACTCACCCCAGCCAGAAATTCCTTTTATTTCGACTTTCAGCCCTGTAGTTTCTGAATCCGTTTTATTTTCAGATTTCTTACAGCCCAAAAGGAGTAAAATACCCATTAAAATCAAATAGACCGTATTTTTCATAATTTAAGATTTATTTTATTTCTCTTTATAACGAATTAACGCATAATATGCTACAAAAAAATCCTGCTCAAGGCAGGATTTTTCTATTTGTTATTTTGAAACTAATTTTGTGTTACTCTCCCTGGAGTTGTGTAGTTTAACGACTGGGGATCATAATGAGCCCAACCTTTTGTCCAATCTTCTGTACCAAAAGCCCCTTTATAAGCCACCTTCTCAAAGAAACTTCCCGACACCTTAGCATTCGTGAATGCAGCGCCTGTTGCAGCATCAGAGCCTGTCGATAACGTGAAATCTGGAGTTGCTGGAGTTGAAGAAAAATCTTTTCCAAAATTATAAGGAGCTTTAAATAATGCTGGTGCAAATTTTGTATTATCAAATACATTATTCGCACGCAGTAATGTATTGACTGCTGCTAAATTTGTGGTTGAACTTACTTTTAAATCTGCATCTTTTGAACCGTACACCAAATTATTTGCAAATACCGCTGATCCAGTTAAGAAGTTATTCGAAGTTGTATTCGCTGTAACAACTTTTGTATCGTCAATGTACAATCCAGCGAATGGAAATCCTGAAATCACTGAATTCAATATGCTCAAAGAAGAATTACGACGAATTTGCGCGCCATGCTGATAATTCCCGATAGCCGATTCACCCGCTTTTTTTATAGGGCCTAAAATCGTTACGTTTGAAAAAACAGCAGAGGTTTTTGGAGTCTGGTCTGTACCTGTTGCATTATTATCAGACTCAAATCCATTAGATCCCGATTGATCCGCTTGCGTGGTTGCTCGCTGCGCAAGAGCAAATTGGACATTTCCAGAATATCCAAAATCTGTATCGAAATCATCATCCCAAGTTGCAACAGCTAATAAGTGTTTCGCATTTACAGTACCTCCAAACCATTCAAAAGCATCATCTCCGGAACGATAAACCTGGATGTACTCTAATGTGGTGCCATTTCCAACACCTCCCATTGTCAATCCATTGATTTCATTATCGGCAGAATATTCAATTCCGCCAAACTCAATACGTACATATTTTAGCGTACCTGAGTTATCTGCAGCATCAGTTCCGCCATAGTAGATATAATTTTTAGCATCTTTTCCCTTAGGGCCTTCCAATCCACCTTCAATCATTACATCTGTACC
The genomic region above belongs to Sphingobacterium zeae and contains:
- the rlmB gene encoding 23S rRNA (guanosine(2251)-2'-O)-methyltransferase RlmB, with translation MQGNFQRRDRDHGERREVNQMVFGIRAVMEAIDSGKEIESLFIQRGLSGSLILELKALLKEHNIAFQQVPIEKLNRITRKNHQGVIAVISPITYHDIEDLLPQIYEKGETPLLLMLDGVTDVRNLGAIARTAECSGVHAIIVPKKGSAEVNPDAIKTSAGALYKIPVCRHDSLSKVGKFLIDSGVQLVASTEKTTTSIYDVDYTAPTCVIMGAEDIGVSNDLIRIADNLAKIPMYGEISSLNVSVSAAVVIYEAIRQRIVKE
- a CDS encoding DNA polymerase III subunit gamma/tau, encoding MDNFIVSARKYRPITFDSVVGQQHITGTLKNAIHNNQLAQAFLFCGPRGVGKTTCARILAKTINCENILEGTEPCGECDSCKSFQNGNSFSIHELDAASNNSVDDIRNLIEQVRIPPQAGKYKIYIIDEVHMLSQAAFNAFLKTLEEPPSYAIFILATTEKHKILPTILSRCQIFDFNRIKVEDMANHLASIADRESIAYDQDGLHIIAQKADGGLRDALSMFDQIVSFSNKNVTYQAVIDNLNILDYDYYFKLTDAILTEDAAQSLLLFNEILNHGFDGSHFVAGLSSHFRNLLVAKEPSTLKLLEVSDSIRQKYMQQAQKASPGFLLSALNISNQCEINYKTSKNQRLQVELSLLKTCHIAHAIKLSQLGSVQMSSASEEVKKKLPEPIAAQPKQGASAVVTPPIISSSNVPVIEKQVAPPPPQATPVNYQASDAKAEPKKDPVSNVPPKVKKGGWGASASAIIPSLPDLNTIYDNNAVAKEGDEPELIRGSEQREVSFGQFIAVWNSYAEQLKAENKINLYTMMTAMQPRLNGVLIEIDVENGVQMDVLQSAKVDVLNYLRVKLQNFSLDLKGVMMEHTISRKPYTSQEKYQAMVNKNPLLDTLRKEFNLGLS
- a CDS encoding DEAD/DEAH box helicase — translated: MNPFLELGIREEVVNAISELGFEKPSEIQEKAIPVLLTGNDDFVGLAQTGTGKTAAFGLPLLEQLDFSQKHPQALILCPTRELCLQISKDLEKFAKYVNNVHVVAVYGGANISDQLRQIRRGVQIVVATPGRMLDIIGRNAIDFSNVKYVVLDEADEMLNMGFKEDINNILSETPDEKKTWLFSATMPSEVRRIAKNYMTDPVELTVGTKNTGNANIEHHYYLIKAKDKYAAFKRIVDSNPDIFGIVFCRTKIETQDIAEALIKDGYNADSLHGDLSQQQRDKVMKRYRDRSLQLLIATDVAARGIDVSDVTHVINFSLPDETENYTHRSGRTARAGKTGISLSLVNVKELSKIRHLEKIIGKPFEKKQVPQGAEVCEKQLFSIVKKIENVEVNDEQISPFLPAIMENLESLSKEDIIKRFASLEFNRFLDYYKNAPDLNIEARDGSREDRGDRRDGRSREGSKGYTRLFMNLGSVDEFSRGDMLGFICNNANISGKSIGKIDLKGVFTFFEVQDAEVEKVFQGFQNVDYNGRQVRIEVSGEGKSEGRGGRSRGGERGGRREGGYRGGDRGGRREGGYGGGERSGRREGGFSGERRERSSNNGGGFRDFSGKRKESKSKY
- a CDS encoding OmpA family protein, producing MKLKLQFVLALASAGLFANTANAQNAKASSIEGTTPFGPATQYRTWSIGIGAGVTNQTNIAGFNRANYEDLAWNLGYSAYIKKQISPSFGIKASYFGGKTGGAFKDGTQSFEAKTPWSAALSGEFQAANTNWRFFNSFIKPYASVGVGVMNSKTTLTTGSTSQEADGISKIYVPLDMGFKFAVAKGINFELGYQLNWVNQNFDGIQGGQYKNDLFTYIHGGLEFALGSGSKPALNNSNPVATLVNDYTLKYDDLKAQNDALNAKNQALQNQLDGLNSDLKDDDGDGVANRYDKCPGTPSGVQVDGSGCPIVVKNETRVVEKVVVTEADRKVVADAIKNLEFDLGKSTIRPTSYATLNKVAELLIEKNFSLKLAGHTDNTGSRELNMRLSKERAESVKAYLVSQGANASRIEATGYGPDQPIASNKTADGRQQNRRVEFTLY
- a CDS encoding AMP-dependent synthetase/ligase — translated: MPTATRLFDLAYLQYDIAPDFPMFSFKKDNKWVKLSNTEFIEQVNQTSKGLIALGVQPGEKVALISENRVEWNILDFAIQQIGAVIVAIYPNISTLDYTYIFNHAEIKTCIVSSKELYTKILTIKDDCPQLNAIYSFEKEDDLNHWKDFVASGEIITDETLNQLRDHIKPDALASIIYTSGTTGNPKGVMLSHKNLLADTYSSEYSFPVQRGDRALSFLPVCHAYERVFQYVYMYKGLTIFFAQSMDTIGEDFKSVKPHIFSAVPRVLEKVYEKIMATGEQLTGIKRKLFFWSINLGEKYKLEGRSWWYDLQLKIARKLVFSKWRKVFGDDIKGIASGSAALQQRLIRLYMAAGIPIYEGYGLTEAGPCIAVNCYRRGMKIGTVGLPLIHIEIKLAPDGEILTKGENNMISYYKNPEATAEAIKDGWLYTGDIGEWVDGKFLKIIDRKKEMFKTSGGKYIVPQQIESKLVESPFIEQAMVLGEGRKFPAALIFSNYKNLLEWSKTAFPTLADLSRRDFLDSPELKQKIESELNRINKNFGNWEQIKKFAIIPNEMTIETGELTPTLKMKRKVILQKYEREIEQIYQI